From a single Nicotiana tomentosiformis chromosome 2, ASM39032v3, whole genome shotgun sequence genomic region:
- the LOC104116237 gene encoding cystinosin homolog, producing MKNILVGLNFDFVVLNLTKHSSYLIYNVSMFFSSAVQRQYHRRYGSNEMIPVAANDVAFSTHAVALTAFTLFQIVIYDRGNQKVSKTAIAIVTVAWLSVAVCVFVSFPKHSWLWLVSCFNTLQVVMTIIKYIPQVVMNFRRKSTIGFSIGNILLDLFGGLTNYGQMAVQSIDQHSWVNFYGNIGKTLLSLVSIFFDNLFIVQHYVLYPSRKEVASLDFDVTPGDIEGR from the exons ATGAAAAACATTTTGGTGGGGTTGAATTTTGATTTCGTGGTGTTGAATTTGACGAAGCACTCGTCGTATCTCATCTACAATGTTTCTATGTTCTTCAGCTCTGCTGTTCAAAGGCAATACCATCGTCGATATGGCTCTAACGAG ATGATACCTGTAGCTGCCAACGATGTGGCTTTCTCTACTCATGCGGTTGCTTTAACAGCATTTACCTTATTTCAGATTGTTATTTATGAT CGTGGAAATCAGAAGGTCTCAAAAACTGCTATAGCAATTGTCACTGTTGCTTGGTTAAGTGTTGCAGTTTGTGTTTTTGTGTCTTTCCCTAAGCATTCTTGGCTATGGCTAGTTTCCTGCTTCAA CACATTGCAGGTTGTTATGACAATAATTAAGTACATTCCCCAG GTTGTTATGAATTTCCGGCGAAAGAGCACAATTGGATTTAGTATTGGCAACATTTTGCTGGATTTGTTTGGAGGTTTAACAAATTATGGGCAGATGGCAGTGCAATCCATAGATCAAC ATTCTTGGGTTAACTTTTATGGAAACATCGGCAAGACCTTATTGTCATTG GTGTCGATATTCTTTGACAATCTCTTCATTGTGCAACACTATGTGCTCTATCCTTCTAGGAAAGAAGTTGCTTCTCTTGATTTTGATGTG ACACCAGGGGACATTGAGGGACGCTGA
- the LOC104116239 gene encoding uncharacterized protein isoform X1, whose product MFTYLRHGSCKNELGIGPKQIEQLQNTASSSAAPTQLRAMAAEIVRRSLKATNFTFLKTLTASQTRIFSNLATSAQPESSDDPSSSSFTFYGGDPNSTTTHDNIIIKGPKETSPLSSQDSASVAMPMSFMTGSIVGKRFYKKVTTREADDGIGWSVMLDYRTLKTPSKRPLKCPTLALAKAIAAEWEHQEADGIRPFTMPLTKLSCTALERVPLTRQKIIDHLMKKFPQDLVFCRAPGDNDLTSGVCAAQRVTTTASASEFHKKCICNEIIGFPSTKIGGGTPVSVSKHFFFQNVAKFCTLLGQERADDEVLDNVASDGDDACDNVPEDFNVKAAASHTDGRPQAKHPTEDLVDFTRIHINKLPTVVIIGRPNVGKSALFNRLIRRREALVYNTPTDHVTRDIREGVAKLGNLRFKVLDSAGLEAEASSGSVLRRTAEMTGNVLSRSQLALFLVDARDGLQPMDLDVGKWLRKNAPGMKTIVVMNKAESLDDYDGSLAAAVGESYTLGFGDPIALSAETGMGMAELHETLRPLLEEYVLQNVNDDESQENDSSEDMECKLPLQLAIVGRPNVGKSTLLNTILQEDRVLVGPEAGLTRDSIRAEFEYQGRTIYLVDTAGWLERTKQDKGPASLSIMQSRKHLMRAHIIALVLDAEEIAKARRSMKHVEVVIARRAVEEGRGLVVIVNKMDLLRGEENSKLYKRVIEAVPAEIQTVIPQVTGIPVVFVSALEGKGRMAVMRQVVETYEKWCLRLPTARLNRWLRKVMSRHSWKDQAAQPKIKYFTQVKARPPTFIAFMSGKTQLSETDLRFLTRSLKEDFDLGGIPVRILQRTVERNGRTKTSSKNEQSTNRAVERVVSDKRTILAVENSSTT is encoded by the exons ATGTTTACTTATTTGAGGCATGGTTCCTGTAAGAATGAATTGGGCATAGGCCCAAAACAGATTGAGCAGCTGCAAAATACAGCATCTTCTTCAGCTGCACCAACTCAGCTCAGAGCTATGGCGGCTGAAATCGTGAGAAGAAGTCTTAAAGCAACAAACTTTACCTTCCTTAAAACGCTAACCGCTTCTCAAACCCGTATTTTCAGTAACTTAGCAACTTCAGCACAACCCGAATCATCAGATGACCCATCTTCTTCCTCCTTCACTTTTTATGGCGGAGATCCAAATTCAACAACAACCCATGATAATATTATCATAAAAGGTCCAAAAGAGACTTCACCTTTATCATCACAAGATTCAGCATCTGTGGCTATGCCTATGTCATTCATGACTGGATCAATTGTGGGGAAGAGGTTTTACAAGAAAGTGACAACTAGAGAAGCTGATGATGGAATTGGTTGGAGTGTTATGCTTGATTATCGTACCCTTAAAACCCCTTCTAAGCGTCCCCTCAAATGCCCAACTTTAGCTCTTGCTAAAGCTATTGCTGCTGAATGGGAACACCAG GAAGCAGATGGGATCAGACCCTTTACTATGCCACTGACGAAACTTTCATGTACTGCACTAGAAAGAGTTCCACTGACGCGTCAAAAGATTATTGATCATTTGATGAAGAAATTCCCTCAAGATTTAGTATTCTGTCGTGCTCCTGGGGATAATGATCTGACAAGCGGAGTTTGTG CTGCACAGCGAGTAACTACTACTGCCTCAGCTTCAGAATTCCACAAAAAATGCATCTGCAATGAGATTATTG GATTTCCATCAACGAAGATTGGTGGTGGAACTCCAGTTTCAGTATCAAAACATTTTTTCTTTCAGAACGTTGCGAAATTCTGCACTCTGTTAGGTCAAGAGAGGGCAGATGATGAAGTATTAGATAATGTTGCTTCAGATGGTGATGATGCTTGTGACAATGTACCAGAGGACTTCAATGTTAAAGCTGCTGCTAGTCATACTGATGGTCGACCGCAAGCTAAACATCCCACTGAAGACTTGGTTGATTTTACACGGATTCATATTAACAAGCTGCCAACGGTTGTGATCATAGGACGACCTAATGTAGGGAAGTCAGCATTGTTTAACCG ATTGATACGAAGGAGGGAGGCCCTTGTATACAACACTCCTACTGACCATGTTACCCGGGACATACGAGAAGGTGTTGCAAAACTGGGCAATTTAAGGTTTAAGGTGTTGGATTCTGCTGGCTTAGAAGCAGAGGCTTCTTCTGGTTCTGTTCTTCGTAGAACTGCAGAAATGACTGGAAATGTGCTGTCAAGATCTCAACTTGCGCTCTTCTTAGTTGATGCAAG AGATGGACTGCAGCCTATGGATTTGGATGTTGGAAAGTGGTTGAGGAAGAATGCACCTGGAATGAAGACTATTGTGGTGATGAATAAAGCTGAATCGCTTGATGACTATGATGGTTCTCTTGCAGCTGCTGTCGGTGAATCTTATACCTTAGGATTTGGTGATCCCATTGCTTTATCTGCTGAAACTGGAATGGGCATGGCTGAACTTCATGAAACTCTTCGACCATTACTTGAAGAATATGTGCTCCAAAACGTAAATG ATGATGAGAGCCAGGAGAATGACTCCTCTGAGGATATGGAGTGTAAATTGCCATTGCAGTTGGCAATTGTCGGGCGGCCCAATGTTGGAAAGTCAACCTTGTTGAACACAATCTTGCAAGAAGATCGTGTTTTGGTTGGCCCTGAGGCTGGTTTGACTAGAGATTCCATTCGTGCTGAATTTGAGTACCAAGGAAGAACAATTTATTTG GTTGACACAGCAGGTTGGTTGGAAAGGACAAAACAGGACAAGGGCCCAGCATCTTTGAGTATTATGCAATCAAGGAAGCACCTTATGAGAGCACATATAATTGCTTTGGTCCTCGATGCAGAAGAG ATTGCAAAAGCTAGGCGGAGCATGAAGCATGTTGAAGTAGTTATAGCGAGGCGAGCAGTAGAGGAAGGACGTGGTCTGGTTGTGATTGTAAATAAGATGGATCTTCTAAGAGGGGAAGAAAATTCCAAATTGTACAAGCGCGTAATTGAAGCTGTACCTGCAGAAATTCAGACAGTTATACCACAG GTCACAGGAATACCCGTTGTATTTGTTTCAGCACTAGAAGGAAAGGGCCGGATGGCTGTCATGCGTCAGGTTGTTGAAACATATGAAAAATGGTGTTTGAGATTGCCTACAGCTCGTCTTAACCGTTGGCTACGCAAG GTCATGAGCAGACATTCTTGGAAAGACCAGGCGGCTCAACCCAAGATCAAGTATTTCACTCAGGTGAAAGCTAGACCACCAACTTTTATTGCATTTATGAGCGGAAAAACCCAGCTCTCAGAGACAGATTTGAGGTTCCTAACTAGATCTTTGAAGGAAGACTTTGACTTGGGTGGGATACCAGTCCGGATATTGCAACGAACTGTTGAAAGAAATGGTAGGACTAAAACTAGCAGCAAGAACGAGCAATCAACTAATAGAGCGGTGGAAAGGGTGGTCTCTGACAAAAGAACCATCCTTGCTGTAGAAAACAGCAGCACCACTTGA
- the LOC104116239 gene encoding uncharacterized protein isoform X2, translating to MFTYLRHGSCKNELGIGPKQIEQLQNTASSSAAPTQLRAMAAEIVRRSLKATNFTFLKTLTASQTRIFSNLATSAQPESSDDPSSSSFTFYGGDPNSTTTHDNIIIKGPKETSPLSSQDSASVAMPMSFMTGSIVGKRFYKKVTTREADDGIGWSVMLDYRTLKTPSKRPLKCPTLALAKAIAAEWEHQEADGIRPFTMPLTKLSCTALERVPLTRQKIIDHLMKKFPQDLVFCRAPGDNDLTSGVCGFPSTKIGGGTPVSVSKHFFFQNVAKFCTLLGQERADDEVLDNVASDGDDACDNVPEDFNVKAAASHTDGRPQAKHPTEDLVDFTRIHINKLPTVVIIGRPNVGKSALFNRLIRRREALVYNTPTDHVTRDIREGVAKLGNLRFKVLDSAGLEAEASSGSVLRRTAEMTGNVLSRSQLALFLVDARDGLQPMDLDVGKWLRKNAPGMKTIVVMNKAESLDDYDGSLAAAVGESYTLGFGDPIALSAETGMGMAELHETLRPLLEEYVLQNVNDDESQENDSSEDMECKLPLQLAIVGRPNVGKSTLLNTILQEDRVLVGPEAGLTRDSIRAEFEYQGRTIYLVDTAGWLERTKQDKGPASLSIMQSRKHLMRAHIIALVLDAEEIAKARRSMKHVEVVIARRAVEEGRGLVVIVNKMDLLRGEENSKLYKRVIEAVPAEIQTVIPQVTGIPVVFVSALEGKGRMAVMRQVVETYEKWCLRLPTARLNRWLRKVMSRHSWKDQAAQPKIKYFTQVKARPPTFIAFMSGKTQLSETDLRFLTRSLKEDFDLGGIPVRILQRTVERNGRTKTSSKNEQSTNRAVERVVSDKRTILAVENSSTT from the exons ATGTTTACTTATTTGAGGCATGGTTCCTGTAAGAATGAATTGGGCATAGGCCCAAAACAGATTGAGCAGCTGCAAAATACAGCATCTTCTTCAGCTGCACCAACTCAGCTCAGAGCTATGGCGGCTGAAATCGTGAGAAGAAGTCTTAAAGCAACAAACTTTACCTTCCTTAAAACGCTAACCGCTTCTCAAACCCGTATTTTCAGTAACTTAGCAACTTCAGCACAACCCGAATCATCAGATGACCCATCTTCTTCCTCCTTCACTTTTTATGGCGGAGATCCAAATTCAACAACAACCCATGATAATATTATCATAAAAGGTCCAAAAGAGACTTCACCTTTATCATCACAAGATTCAGCATCTGTGGCTATGCCTATGTCATTCATGACTGGATCAATTGTGGGGAAGAGGTTTTACAAGAAAGTGACAACTAGAGAAGCTGATGATGGAATTGGTTGGAGTGTTATGCTTGATTATCGTACCCTTAAAACCCCTTCTAAGCGTCCCCTCAAATGCCCAACTTTAGCTCTTGCTAAAGCTATTGCTGCTGAATGGGAACACCAG GAAGCAGATGGGATCAGACCCTTTACTATGCCACTGACGAAACTTTCATGTACTGCACTAGAAAGAGTTCCACTGACGCGTCAAAAGATTATTGATCATTTGATGAAGAAATTCCCTCAAGATTTAGTATTCTGTCGTGCTCCTGGGGATAATGATCTGACAAGCGGAGTTTGTG GATTTCCATCAACGAAGATTGGTGGTGGAACTCCAGTTTCAGTATCAAAACATTTTTTCTTTCAGAACGTTGCGAAATTCTGCACTCTGTTAGGTCAAGAGAGGGCAGATGATGAAGTATTAGATAATGTTGCTTCAGATGGTGATGATGCTTGTGACAATGTACCAGAGGACTTCAATGTTAAAGCTGCTGCTAGTCATACTGATGGTCGACCGCAAGCTAAACATCCCACTGAAGACTTGGTTGATTTTACACGGATTCATATTAACAAGCTGCCAACGGTTGTGATCATAGGACGACCTAATGTAGGGAAGTCAGCATTGTTTAACCG ATTGATACGAAGGAGGGAGGCCCTTGTATACAACACTCCTACTGACCATGTTACCCGGGACATACGAGAAGGTGTTGCAAAACTGGGCAATTTAAGGTTTAAGGTGTTGGATTCTGCTGGCTTAGAAGCAGAGGCTTCTTCTGGTTCTGTTCTTCGTAGAACTGCAGAAATGACTGGAAATGTGCTGTCAAGATCTCAACTTGCGCTCTTCTTAGTTGATGCAAG AGATGGACTGCAGCCTATGGATTTGGATGTTGGAAAGTGGTTGAGGAAGAATGCACCTGGAATGAAGACTATTGTGGTGATGAATAAAGCTGAATCGCTTGATGACTATGATGGTTCTCTTGCAGCTGCTGTCGGTGAATCTTATACCTTAGGATTTGGTGATCCCATTGCTTTATCTGCTGAAACTGGAATGGGCATGGCTGAACTTCATGAAACTCTTCGACCATTACTTGAAGAATATGTGCTCCAAAACGTAAATG ATGATGAGAGCCAGGAGAATGACTCCTCTGAGGATATGGAGTGTAAATTGCCATTGCAGTTGGCAATTGTCGGGCGGCCCAATGTTGGAAAGTCAACCTTGTTGAACACAATCTTGCAAGAAGATCGTGTTTTGGTTGGCCCTGAGGCTGGTTTGACTAGAGATTCCATTCGTGCTGAATTTGAGTACCAAGGAAGAACAATTTATTTG GTTGACACAGCAGGTTGGTTGGAAAGGACAAAACAGGACAAGGGCCCAGCATCTTTGAGTATTATGCAATCAAGGAAGCACCTTATGAGAGCACATATAATTGCTTTGGTCCTCGATGCAGAAGAG ATTGCAAAAGCTAGGCGGAGCATGAAGCATGTTGAAGTAGTTATAGCGAGGCGAGCAGTAGAGGAAGGACGTGGTCTGGTTGTGATTGTAAATAAGATGGATCTTCTAAGAGGGGAAGAAAATTCCAAATTGTACAAGCGCGTAATTGAAGCTGTACCTGCAGAAATTCAGACAGTTATACCACAG GTCACAGGAATACCCGTTGTATTTGTTTCAGCACTAGAAGGAAAGGGCCGGATGGCTGTCATGCGTCAGGTTGTTGAAACATATGAAAAATGGTGTTTGAGATTGCCTACAGCTCGTCTTAACCGTTGGCTACGCAAG GTCATGAGCAGACATTCTTGGAAAGACCAGGCGGCTCAACCCAAGATCAAGTATTTCACTCAGGTGAAAGCTAGACCACCAACTTTTATTGCATTTATGAGCGGAAAAACCCAGCTCTCAGAGACAGATTTGAGGTTCCTAACTAGATCTTTGAAGGAAGACTTTGACTTGGGTGGGATACCAGTCCGGATATTGCAACGAACTGTTGAAAGAAATGGTAGGACTAAAACTAGCAGCAAGAACGAGCAATCAACTAATAGAGCGGTGGAAAGGGTGGTCTCTGACAAAAGAACCATCCTTGCTGTAGAAAACAGCAGCACCACTTGA